Proteins encoded in a region of the Kryptolebias marmoratus isolate JLee-2015 linkage group LG14, ASM164957v2, whole genome shotgun sequence genome:
- the LOC108247532 gene encoding PH and SEC7 domain-containing protein 4, whose product MEEENPCGAMPDCVEAVLPQPEQESRTSADQRSINGEPKVIVWGETEVQINRTEEPNEFSFPSKAEEAEHCEETTWPPHHITCTGRPISVATVQWDMPDSCAETPLLMTDSSLANELDFRSLISTSPSLHQPQEVDFELFEQEDKEEQDDAEFLNSTIACSGNNHQPCDAADAEETKTQEKEDSAHELSDSDNENAALEEDGGRSLPSAAVATEDFTENVEGSQGSKDAVEDFIDLKPEEEQEVGVLVTRQEDPEVEQPSANEAENERENEGAGEVREQQNVTGSSGEEERTSAGDAEAEEGDEGESVTYVYGEEESEEAKTDSFLGDVEVPEEPKPENTGLNICTDELIDLQEPELVEDSIHSVAEKDVGIPAQLHEDLPVQPEELEMCEGADDSVDPEQTEAVNDNEEAPAQEEENAKQIENLPETEEVTEDLGETTCLEHQECEQMASQDSPQPENSESEQQEEAETPATDSEPLGQSQGLDHSPEMEQTDQSTCQSEDSEQPGDPNQPEQAASVEAEIAQPQDQTGPSERNEQSSHPALSEKTDESDITEQSPEAEVIQQTEEAELNQVGEREEEEVVLDQAADVGPTDTGNAQKVVANGEQLKALDTEAPYMNGGEVDRGKARRLAERLFNLDNVERADVVAHFDKDNDFSHAVGEEYLKFFDFTGQTLDQALRSFLKEVLLIGESQERERVLQHFANRFHQCNPDSYSSPGAVLALACAVMLLNTDLHGQIVGKAMSSSKFVSNLDGMNDGGNFNKDLLKSLYNSIKSERLEWAVDEEVLKNLVDDAGENAPRSKANPFQDVPHDKKASVVKEGHLQRKLHADINGKRTPWGKRGWKMFYGVLKGMVLYLQKNDYYKDQMTSEEVVSVHHSLAEQASDYTKRPHVFRLQTADWRVFFFQASSKSEMNSWISRINLVSALRSSPPFAAAVGSQRRFFRPILPCSQSAFSLERQLQFHTGMLESFQADLSNQQQNVPDAKKAKAKDLEERRFRTEYLQYEKCRYEIYIQMLETWNAMKKTDSGALSSANLTLFDRATCADSVVDGQEDEGGLKKSYSSPSLELDMATPVVKVKRNISERRTYRRRIVPRWNKEV is encoded by the exons ATGGAGGAGGAAAACCCGTGCGGCGCCATGCCAGATTGTGTGGAAGCGGTTCTCCCTCAGCCTGAACAGGAGTCTCGGACCTCAGCGGACCAGCGGAGCATCAACGGAGAGCCGAAGGTTATAGTGTGGGGCGAGACAGAGGTGCAGATAAACCGAACAGAGGAGCCGAACGAGTTCAGTTTCCCTTCAAAGGCTGAAGAGGCCGAGCACTGTGAGGAAACGACGTGGCCACCTCACCACATCACCTGTACCGGCCGTCCGATCTCGGTGGCCACGGTGCAATGGGACATGCCCGATTCCTGCGCAGAGACTCCTTTACTCATGACTGACAGCAGCTTGGCCAATGAGCTGGATTTTAGGAGCCTAATCAGCACTTCCCCCTCCCTTCACCAGCCTCAAGAGGTTGATTTTGAGCTTTTCGAGcaggaggacaaagaggaaCAGGATGATGCAGAGTTTCTGAACTCAACTATTGCATGCTCAGGAAATAACCATCAG CCATGTGATGCTGCAGATGCAGAAGAAACGAAGACACAGGAAAAGGAAGATTCGGCACATGAGCTGTCAGACAGCGACAATG AGAACGCGGCTTTAGAGGAAGACGGGGGACGTTCATTACCGTCAGCTGCTGTTGCAACCGAGGacttcacagaaaatgttgagGGTAGCCAAGGCTCAAAAGATGCCGTGGAGGATTTTATAGACCTGAAACCAGAAGAGGAACAAGAAGTCGGCGTTCTGGTGACCAGGCAGGAAGACCCGGAGGTGGAGCAACCTTCAGCAAATGAGGCTGAGAACGAAAGGGAAAACGAAGGCGCCGGCGAGGTTCGAGAGCAACAGAACGTGACTGGCAGCTCGGGCGAGGAAGAACGGACTTCAGCGGGTGACGCCGAGGCCGAAGAAGGGGACGAGGGCGAGAGTGTGACTTACGTTTACGGCGAGGAAGAAAGTGAGGAGGCAAAAACTGACAGCTTTCTCGGAGATGT GGAGGTACCCGAAGAGCCAAAACCCGAAAACACTGGACTGAACATATGTACAGATGAACTGATAGATCTGCAGGAGCCCGAGCTCGTGGAAGATAGTATACACTCAGTGGCGGAGAAGGATGTTGGGATACCGGCACAGTTGCACGAAGACCTCCCAGTCCAGCCCGAGGAGCTAGAAATGTGTGAAGGTGCGGATGACAGCGTGGACCCTGAGCAGACTGAGGCTGTGAATGACAACGAAGAAGCTCCAgcacaggaggaagaaaatgCAAAGCAGATAGAAAACTTGCCAGAGACGGAAGAAGTGACTGAAGATCTCGGGGAGACAACTTGTTTAGAGCATCAAGAGTGTGAGCAAATGGCTTCACAGGACAGCCCTCAGCCTGAAAACTCTGAGTCTGAGCAACAGGAGGAGGCTGAAACGCCAGCAACGGACTCTGAGCCGTTAGGACAGTCACAGGGCCTGGACCATTCACCGGAGATGGAACAGACTGACCAGTCAACCTGTCAATCTGAAGATTCAGAGCAGCCAGGGGACCCTAATCAGCCGGAGCAGGCAGCTAGTGTCGAAGCCGAAATCGCACAGCCGCAAGACCAGACAGGGCCGTCAGAGCGGAATGAACAGTCATCTCATCCAGCGCTATCTGAGAAGACAGATGAGTCAGACATCACTGAGCAGTCTCCTGAGGCCGAGGTCATCCAGCAGACAGAGGAGGCCGAGTTAAACCAGGTGGGCgaacgggaggaggaggaggtggtgttGGATCAGGCGGCAGATGTTGGGCCGACCGACACTGGGAACGCTCAGAAAGTTGTAGCAAATGGAGAGCAACTCAAAGCCTTGGACACAGAGGCGCCCTACATGAACGGAGGTGAGGTGGACAGAGGGAAGGCCCGGAGACTCGCCGAGCGGCTCTTTAACCTGGACAACGTGGAACGAGCAGACGTGGTGGCGCACTTTGATAAAGA caATGACTTCAGTCACGCTGTTGGAGAGGAATACCTTAAGTTTTTTGACTTTACCGGACAAACTCTGGATCAAGCCCTCAG GTCTTTTCTGAAGGAGGTGCTTCTGATCGGGGAGTCTCAGGAGAGAGAACGCGTTCTGCAGCATTTCGCCAACCGCTTCCATCAGTGCAACCCCGACTCCTATTCCTCTCCAG GTGCCGTGTTGGCTCTGGCATGCGCCGTGATGCTTCTCAACACTGACTTGCATGGGCAG ATCGTAGGAAAAGCAATGTCGTCCTCGAAGTTCGTGTCCAACCTGGACGGGATGAACGATGGGGGGAACTTCAACAAGGACCTGTTAAAG AGTCTTTACAACTCCATAAAGAGTGAACGTCTGGAGTGGGCCGT ggaCGAGGAGGTGCTGAAGAACCTGGTGGACGATGCGGGCGAAAATGCCCCTCGCTCAAAAGCAAACCCCTTCCAGGATGTCCCTCATGACAAAAAGGCCTCCGTGGTCAAGGAGGGGCACCTCCAGAGGAAGCTCCATGCTGACATCAATGGCAAACGCA CTCCTTGGGGGAAAAGAGGCTGGAAGATGTTTTATGGAGTGTTGAAGGGAATGGTCCTTTACCTACAGAAG aatgATTATTACAAGGATCAGATGACGAGTGAGGAGGTGGTGAGCGTGCATCACTCTCTGGCTGAGCAGGCCTCCGACTACACCAAGAGGCCCCACGTCTTCCGCCTGCAGACGGCCGACTGGagggtgtttttctttcaagcCTC ATCCAAGTCAGAGATGAACTCCTGGATCAGCCGTATTAACCTGGTTTCGGCTCTTCGCTCATCGCCTCCGTTTGCCGCCGCGGTCGGCTCTCAGAGGAGATTTTTCAGGCCGATCCTCCCCTGCTCGCAGTCCGCTTTCAGCCTG GAACGTCAGCTGCAGTTTCACACAGGAATGCTGGAGTCTTTTCAAGCCGACCTGTCGAACCAGCAGCAGAACGTCCCGGATGCCAAGAAGGCCAAAGCCAAGGATCTGGAGGAGCGTCGCTTCAGGACTGAGTACCTACAATACGAG AAGTGTCGCTACGAGATCTACATCCAGATGCTGGAGACCTGGAACGCCATGAAGAAGACGGACAGCGGCGCGTTGAGCAGCGCCAACCTGACCCTGTTCGACAGAGCCACGTGCGCCGACTCCGTCGTGGACGGGCAGGAGGACGAAGGAGGGCTGAAGAAGTCCTACTCCAGCCCGTCTCTGGAGCTGGACATGGCGACTCCGGTGGTAAAAGTCAAGCGCAACATATCCGAGCGACGGACTTATCGCAGAAGGATCGTCCCTCGATGGAACAAAGAAGTCTGA
- the LOC108247548 gene encoding zinc finger protein 664 isoform X2: MDYKYMQKRADSCEQDAAEQFSTSEWPDQPSSSTQGTFKVSICSSDKKSSRRKTKGKIRESPSSSSFSLQADPPGEQPCANTAAGVPLPVNPQSSMNENGAIDLSQPSLFFDMMMKSMQNDSHFTKAEDEENEALAAPDALPQPQLKHVLEYQKSEMDPEEGSSQDVEREETSNQSDSAAEEFLEKGNSFFSCAACPETFTDETSLNVHLKTHSGEETHDCSICGRRFGRINLLKSHMRSHSGGKAFICNICNKAYTHARQLKIHKSGHTGEKPYSCSFCRKRFSAHNLLKAHMRTHTGERPYVCRQCGKTFSNPGNLCIHRRLHTGEKPYCCAHCDKRFKVLGDLKIHTRTHTGERPYNCEICKKTFSQMSHVTIHMRIHTGEKPFSCGYCTKSFSRSGHLKRHELLHTKETLFPCGQCGKAYTDKSSLKKHMKSHASKEQKEQGEASTSEATTNALEP, translated from the exons ATGGACTATAAATACATGCAGAAACGTGCCG ATTCATGTGAACAAGATGCTGCTGAGCAGTTTTCCACTTCGGAGTGGCCCGATCAACCCTCCAGCTCCACACAGGGTACGTTCAAGGTGTCCATATGCAGCAGCGACAAGAAGAGCTCCAGGAGAAAGACCAAAGGCAAGATCAGGGAGAGCCCGTCGTCGTCCTCATTTAGCCTGCAGGCAGATCCACCGGGAGAGCAGCCGTGTGCCAACACCGCCGCTGGAGTCCCGCTTCCCGTAAACCCGCAGTCCAGCATGAACGAAAACGGCGCCATCGATCTCTCGCAGCCGTCGTTGTTCTTCGACATGATGATGAAGTCCATGCAAAATGACAGCCACTTCACCAAGGCTGAGGACGAGGAGAACGAGGCGCTGGCAGCTCCGGATGCTTTGCCTCAGCCACAGCTGAAGCACGTGTTGGAGTATCAGAAATCCGAGATGGACCCGGAGGAAGGCAGCTCGCAGGACGTGGAGCGAGAAGAAACGTCTAATCAAAGCGACTCGGCGGCGGAGGAGTTTCTAGAAAAGGGAAACTCCTTTTTCAGCTGCGCCGCCTGTCCGGAGACTTTTACGGACGAGACGTCGCTCAACGTCCACCTCAAGACGCACAGCGGCGAGGAAACCCACGACTGCAGCATCTGCGGGAGGCGCTTCGGCCGGATCAACCTCCTCAAATCCCACATGCGCTCCCACTCGGGCGGGAAGGCCTTCATCTGCAACATCTGCAACAAGGCGTACACTCACGCCCGCCAGCTCAAGATCCACAAAAGCGGCCACACCGGCGAGAAGCCGTACTCCTGCTCGTTCTGCCGGAAGCGCTTCAGCGCGCACAACCTGCTCAAAGCGCACATGCGGACGCACACCGGCGAGAGGCCCTACGTGTGCCGGCAGTGCGGCAAAACCTTCAGCAACCCGGGGAACCTGTGCATCCACCGGAGGCTGCACACGGGCGAGAAGCCGTACTGCTGCGCCCACTGCGACAAGAGGTTCAAGGTCCTGGGCGACCTGAAGATCCACACCCGGACGCACACGGGCGAGAGGCCGTACAACTGCGAGATCTGCAAGAAGACCTTCAGCCAGATGAGCCACGTCACCATCCACATGCGCATCCACACGGGCGAGAAGCCGTTCAGCTGCGGCTACTGCACCAAGAGCTTCAGCCGCTCCGGCCACCTGAAGAGGCACGAGCTGCTGCACACCAAAGAGACGCTGTTCCCCTGCGGCCAGTGCGGGAAGGCCTACACCGACAAGTCCTCGCTCAAGAAGCACATGAAGTCACACGCGTCCAAGGAGCAGAAGGAGCAGGGCGAGGCGAGCACCAGTGAGGCCACGACAAACGCGCTCGAACCTTaa
- the LOC108247548 gene encoding zinc finger protein 436 isoform X1 has protein sequence MDKSSELKLFLESSLNSIFKATVNEILDSVERTLSEYQGAMQRIQSENEGLKRLLFAQKSPESADGGDSCEQDAAEQFSTSEWPDQPSSSTQGTFKVSICSSDKKSSRRKTKGKIRESPSSSSFSLQADPPGEQPCANTAAGVPLPVNPQSSMNENGAIDLSQPSLFFDMMMKSMQNDSHFTKAEDEENEALAAPDALPQPQLKHVLEYQKSEMDPEEGSSQDVEREETSNQSDSAAEEFLEKGNSFFSCAACPETFTDETSLNVHLKTHSGEETHDCSICGRRFGRINLLKSHMRSHSGGKAFICNICNKAYTHARQLKIHKSGHTGEKPYSCSFCRKRFSAHNLLKAHMRTHTGERPYVCRQCGKTFSNPGNLCIHRRLHTGEKPYCCAHCDKRFKVLGDLKIHTRTHTGERPYNCEICKKTFSQMSHVTIHMRIHTGEKPFSCGYCTKSFSRSGHLKRHELLHTKETLFPCGQCGKAYTDKSSLKKHMKSHASKEQKEQGEASTSEATTNALEP, from the exons ATGGACAAGTCGAGTGAGTTGAAACTATTCCTGGAGTCTTCGCTGAACTCGATCTTCAAAGCGACCGTGAACGAAATCCTGGACTCGGTGGAGCGGACACTGTCCGAGTATCAGGGCGCAATGCAGAGGATCCAGTCCGAAAACGAGGGCCTGAAGCGGCTGCTGTTTGCACAAAAAAGTCCAGAGTCCGCTGACGGGGGAG ATTCATGTGAACAAGATGCTGCTGAGCAGTTTTCCACTTCGGAGTGGCCCGATCAACCCTCCAGCTCCACACAGGGTACGTTCAAGGTGTCCATATGCAGCAGCGACAAGAAGAGCTCCAGGAGAAAGACCAAAGGCAAGATCAGGGAGAGCCCGTCGTCGTCCTCATTTAGCCTGCAGGCAGATCCACCGGGAGAGCAGCCGTGTGCCAACACCGCCGCTGGAGTCCCGCTTCCCGTAAACCCGCAGTCCAGCATGAACGAAAACGGCGCCATCGATCTCTCGCAGCCGTCGTTGTTCTTCGACATGATGATGAAGTCCATGCAAAATGACAGCCACTTCACCAAGGCTGAGGACGAGGAGAACGAGGCGCTGGCAGCTCCGGATGCTTTGCCTCAGCCACAGCTGAAGCACGTGTTGGAGTATCAGAAATCCGAGATGGACCCGGAGGAAGGCAGCTCGCAGGACGTGGAGCGAGAAGAAACGTCTAATCAAAGCGACTCGGCGGCGGAGGAGTTTCTAGAAAAGGGAAACTCCTTTTTCAGCTGCGCCGCCTGTCCGGAGACTTTTACGGACGAGACGTCGCTCAACGTCCACCTCAAGACGCACAGCGGCGAGGAAACCCACGACTGCAGCATCTGCGGGAGGCGCTTCGGCCGGATCAACCTCCTCAAATCCCACATGCGCTCCCACTCGGGCGGGAAGGCCTTCATCTGCAACATCTGCAACAAGGCGTACACTCACGCCCGCCAGCTCAAGATCCACAAAAGCGGCCACACCGGCGAGAAGCCGTACTCCTGCTCGTTCTGCCGGAAGCGCTTCAGCGCGCACAACCTGCTCAAAGCGCACATGCGGACGCACACCGGCGAGAGGCCCTACGTGTGCCGGCAGTGCGGCAAAACCTTCAGCAACCCGGGGAACCTGTGCATCCACCGGAGGCTGCACACGGGCGAGAAGCCGTACTGCTGCGCCCACTGCGACAAGAGGTTCAAGGTCCTGGGCGACCTGAAGATCCACACCCGGACGCACACGGGCGAGAGGCCGTACAACTGCGAGATCTGCAAGAAGACCTTCAGCCAGATGAGCCACGTCACCATCCACATGCGCATCCACACGGGCGAGAAGCCGTTCAGCTGCGGCTACTGCACCAAGAGCTTCAGCCGCTCCGGCCACCTGAAGAGGCACGAGCTGCTGCACACCAAAGAGACGCTGTTCCCCTGCGGCCAGTGCGGGAAGGCCTACACCGACAAGTCCTCGCTCAAGAAGCACATGAAGTCACACGCGTCCAAGGAGCAGAAGGAGCAGGGCGAGGCGAGCACCAGTGAGGCCACGACAAACGCGCTCGAACCTTaa
- the LOC108247537 gene encoding proteinase-activated receptor 3, translating to MDALSFNSSALLVSHRPANLTGQPTVYESCRGMPAVLIWYLGLQFANMFVGIPANLAVLRLIHKNRGDSCTSDIFVFHLAVLDLLFCLIPPLELIQIVLFTSSTTWYVLRFFYGIKDFSPLFLSCICLDRYVAVMHPITFTALKDRKHRTVLAFVVWLVILAYASAKCAGGIVNFEKVFTVMILATFAFMVFCNVSILCALRQSGPGRDTMHPVKKRAFRTVLVILVIIVFNYFPPVALFPFQDYFSKDVFCCYVHYVAFGLMDFSSTIQPLLYLSREKPTWKLCCCQTRTDTEQTNSESQAVWTTSQMKFPFGKLSQS from the exons ATGGACGCCCTGAGCTTCAACTCCTCTGCGCTCTTGGTCTCTCACAGACCTGCCAACCTGACCGGCCAGCCGACGGTCTACGAGAGCTGCAGAGGGATGCCCGCGGTCCTCATCTGGTACCTCGGCCTGCAGTTCGCGAACATGTTCGTGGGCATCCCGGCCAACCTCGCCGTGCTGCGGCTCATCCACAAGAACAGGGGCGACTCCTGCACCTCCGACATCTTCGTCTTTCACCTGGCGGTTTTGGACTTGCTGTTTTGCCTCATCCCTCCCCTGGAGCTGATCCAAATCGTCCTCTTCACCAGCAGCACCACCTGGTACGTCCTGCGCTTCTTCTACGGCATCAAAGACTTCTCGCCGCTCTTCCTGTCCTGCATCTGCCTGGACCGCTACGTGGCTGTGATGCACCCCATCACCTTCACTGCTCTCAAGGACCGCAAACACAGGACGGTCCTGGCCTTCGTGGTCTGGCTCGTCATCCTGGCCTACGCCTCCGCCAAATGCGCAGGCGGCATCGTCAACTTCGAGAAGGTCTTTACGGTGATGATCCTCGCCACGTTCGCTTTCATGGTGTTCTGCAACGTGTCCATTCTCTGCGCCCTGCGGCAGTCCGGCCCCGGCAGAGACACCATGCACCCCGTGAAGAAGAGAGCCTTCAGGACGGTCCTCGTCATCCTGGTCATCATCGTCTTCAACTACTTCCCTCCTGTCGCGCTCTTCCCTTTCCAGGACTATTTCTCTAAAGACGTGTTTTGCTGCTACGTTCACTACGTGGCCTTCGGCCTGATGGACTTCAGCAGCACCATTCAGCCTCTGCTCTACCTGTCCAGGGAGAAGCCGACGTGGAAACTCTGCTGCTGCCAGACCCGAACCGACACAGAGCAAACCAA CTCAGAGTCACAGGCAGTCTGGACCACATCCCAAATGAAGTTCCCATTTGGAAAACTGAGCCAAAGTTAA